The Porites lutea chromosome 4, jaPorLute2.1, whole genome shotgun sequence genome contains a region encoding:
- the LOC140936012 gene encoding uncharacterized protein: MTTDGGGWLLVSNVVSHGSSTTQLPVKTSYRGVSSKEMVLSKSAMTKLRKHLHFTQIRFHCKKRGGRRFHITTAANSKGEAVVKYLSGETDVMPASCGSFVIMSNDNSRLARECKDWGYQRGSYNVGKWGHERDQTRLYDHPAFTIGHIWFLYPSGRWECDDQYVGVSRGDFWKIFIR, from the coding sequence GGGGTTGGCTTCTTGTTTCCAACGTTGTTTCCCACGGTTCGTCTACAACCCAGTTGCCAGTTAAGACATCGTACCGCGGAGTAAGCAGCAAAGAGATGGTGCTGTCAAAAAGCGCAATGACCAAGCTGAGGAAGCACTTGCATTTTACTCAGATAAGATTTCACTGCAAGAAAAGAGGAGGTCGTAGATTTCACATCACGACGGCTGCTAACAGCAAAGGTGAAGCAGTTGTCAAATATCTTAGCGGTGAGACAGATGTGATGCCTGCCTCTTGTGGCTCGTTTGTGATCATGAGCAATGATAACTCGCGGTTGGCAAGAGAGTGCAAGGATTGGGGATACCAAAGAGGTTCTTACAACGTTGGCAAATGGGGGCACGAGAGAGATCAGACTAGATTATATGACCACCCTGCTTTTACAATTGGCCATATCTGGTTTCTTTACCCTTCCGGCCGGTGGGAATGCGACGATCAGTACGTGGGAGTGTCTCGTGGTGATTTTTGGAAGATTTTCATTCGCTAA